One window of Medicago truncatula cultivar Jemalong A17 chromosome 2, MtrunA17r5.0-ANR, whole genome shotgun sequence genomic DNA carries:
- the LOC120578333 gene encoding mitotic apparatus protein p62-like, with the protein MFQHQIKQEKIEKLHERLQGNNREMPQGIIEVVDETPKKGTQQEQVQKVDGNLEKDAMTKKFKKAKLSQPQAMKDGAHRDKEVVQQTPKSKGTQQERVQKVGGDLDKDAITKKIKKVKLSQPQAMKDYEHGDKEVVQQTQKRRTNLVKPKGNQIINEDAVQDDIDEEEDVDDEFLEDEFLEDNLSDEFQEDDIDDEFQEDDLDDEIQENDIGDEFEVDDLADELQDKLE; encoded by the exons ATGTTTCAACATCAAATTAagcaagaaaaaattgaaaagttgcATGAGAGGCTGCAGGGAAACAATAGAGAAATGCCTCAAGGGATTATAGAAGTTGTAGACG AAACACCAAAAAAAGGAACTCAGCAAGAACAAGTTCAAAAGGTTGACGGTAATTTGGAGAAAGATGCAATGACAAAGAAATTTAAGAAAGCCAAACTCTCGCAACCTCAAGCAATGAAAGATGGTGCACATCGTGACAAAGAAGTTGTACAAC AAACACCAAAAAGCAAAGGAACTCAGCAAGAAAGAGTTCAAAAGGTTGGCGGCGATTTGGACAAAGATGCAATCacaaagaaaattaagaaagtCAAACTCTCGCAACCTCAAGCAATGAAAGATTATGAACATGGTGACAAAGAAGTTGTACAAC AAACACAAAAGAGAAGAACTAATTTAGTGAAACCTAAAGGAAAT CAAATTATCAATGAAGATGCTGTACAGGATGACATAGACGAGGAGGAAGACGTAGATGATGAATTTCTTGAGGACGAATTTCTTGAGGACAACTTAAGTGATGAATTTCAGGAGGATGATATAGATGATGAATTTCAAGAGGATGACCTAGATGATGAAATTCAAGAGAATGACATCGGTGATGAATTTGAAGTGGACGATTTGGCTGATGAATTACAAGATAAACTTGAATGA
- the LOC120578334 gene encoding cellular nucleic acid-binding protein-like, whose product MSEFENGLRADIKRAIGYQKIRNISELVSSCRIYEEDTKAHYKVMSERRGKGQQSRPKLYSAPADKGHKSNVCDRDEKKCFRCGKKGHTLAYCKHGDVVFYNCDEEGNISSQCTQPKKVRTGGKVFTLTGTQIVNED is encoded by the exons atgtccgag tttgaaaatggtttgAGAGCTGATATCAAGCGGGCTATTGGTTATCAAAAGATAAGGAATATTTCTGAATTGGTAAGCAGCTGTAGGATTTATGAAGAGGATACAAAGGCTCATTATAAAGTGATGAGTGAGCGcagaggtaagggacagcagagcCGTCCGAAActgtatagtgctcctgctgacaaag gccacaagagtaatgtatGTGAtcgagatgagaagaagtgctttaGGTGTGGTAAGAAAGGACACACTTTAGCTTATTGCAAGCATGGTGATGTTGTTTTCTATAACTGTGATGAAGAAGGTaatattagttcacagtgtacgcAGCCAAAGAAGGTTCGGACAGGTGGCAAGGTGTTtactttgactggtacgcagattGTGAATGAGGActga